The following coding sequences are from one Tepidamorphus gemmatus window:
- a CDS encoding long-chain-acyl-CoA synthetase, with protein sequence MGLIERLRSEYLYAAGALRILRRVTPIARNRTRTFPDVLDDLAAQHADSVAILDESRSLTYRGLLARSNQYAQWARAAGIGKGDTVALLLSNQPEYLAVWMGIIRVGGICALLNTNLTGAALAHCINIVGARHVIVGAELIGAYETAEPLLTGGPQAWVSGRTASGRERIDYALEQFTGEALPRSELPGLTIDDPALYIYTSGTTGLPKAAVINHYRIQAIMAGFAALCNSKASDRIYVAQPMYHTAGGVIAPGIALMAGGSCFVREKFSARQFWDDIVAHDCTMFQYIGELCRYLLNAPTNPNESRHKIRLCNGNGLRPDIWMDFKTRFRIPQIIEWYAATEGNVTLFNLDGKPGAVGRIPKWLERRFMTKIVRFDVESEKVVRGADGFCIECGPDEVGEAIGRILIDPKAPAQRFDGYADPKETERKVLRDVFEKGDAWFRTGDLMRKDRLGYFYFVDRIGDTFRWKGENVSTSEVAETITVFPGIREANVYGVTVDGQDGRAGMAAVVADEDLDLGALREHLTARLPSYARPLFLRIRKEIEVTGTFKQKKVELRAEGFDPDRVGDDIYFNDPTTERFVRLDRDLYRRIQSGDVRL encoded by the coding sequence ATGGGGCTCATCGAACGGCTGCGCAGCGAGTATCTCTACGCCGCAGGTGCGCTGCGTATCCTCAGGCGTGTCACGCCGATCGCCAGGAACCGGACCCGGACATTTCCCGACGTCCTCGACGATCTGGCGGCGCAGCATGCCGACAGCGTCGCGATTCTCGACGAGAGCCGTAGCCTGACCTACCGCGGCTTGCTCGCCCGCTCGAACCAGTATGCGCAATGGGCGCGCGCGGCCGGCATCGGCAAGGGCGATACGGTTGCGCTGCTGCTCTCCAACCAGCCCGAGTATCTCGCCGTGTGGATGGGCATCATACGGGTCGGTGGCATCTGTGCGCTGCTCAACACAAACCTGACCGGGGCAGCGCTGGCGCACTGCATCAACATCGTCGGCGCCCGCCATGTCATCGTCGGTGCCGAGCTGATCGGCGCCTACGAGACGGCCGAGCCGTTGCTGACGGGTGGGCCGCAGGCATGGGTGTCGGGACGGACCGCCTCGGGCCGGGAGCGGATCGACTATGCCCTCGAGCAGTTCACCGGCGAGGCGCTGCCGCGGTCAGAGCTGCCGGGGCTCACCATCGACGACCCGGCGCTGTACATCTACACCTCCGGAACGACCGGGCTGCCGAAGGCAGCGGTGATCAATCATTACCGCATCCAGGCGATCATGGCGGGCTTCGCCGCGCTGTGCAATTCGAAGGCGAGCGACCGGATCTACGTCGCGCAGCCGATGTATCACACCGCCGGCGGCGTGATCGCGCCCGGCATTGCGCTGATGGCCGGCGGGTCCTGTTTCGTGCGCGAGAAGTTCTCGGCCAGGCAGTTCTGGGACGACATCGTCGCCCACGACTGCACGATGTTCCAGTACATCGGCGAACTGTGCCGCTACCTGCTCAACGCGCCGACGAATCCCAACGAATCGCGCCACAAGATCCGGCTGTGCAACGGCAACGGGCTGCGGCCCGACATCTGGATGGACTTCAAGACCCGCTTCCGCATCCCGCAGATCATCGAATGGTATGCGGCGACGGAGGGCAACGTCACGCTGTTCAACCTCGACGGCAAGCCGGGCGCCGTCGGTCGCATCCCGAAATGGCTCGAAAGGCGCTTCATGACCAAGATCGTCCGCTTCGACGTGGAGTCGGAGAAGGTCGTGCGCGGCGCCGACGGTTTCTGCATCGAATGTGGGCCTGACGAGGTCGGCGAGGCGATCGGACGCATCCTGATCGACCCGAAGGCGCCGGCGCAGCGGTTCGACGGCTATGCCGATCCGAAGGAGACGGAGCGAAAGGTGCTGCGTGACGTCTTCGAGAAGGGCGATGCCTGGTTCCGTACCGGCGACCTGATGCGCAAGGACAGGCTGGGATACTTCTACTTCGTCGATCGGATCGGCGACACCTTCCGCTGGAAGGGGGAGAATGTCTCGACCTCCGAGGTCGCCGAAACGATCACCGTCTTTCCCGGCATCCGCGAGGCCAATGTCTACGGCGTGACGGTGGATGGCCAGGACGGACGCGCCGGCATGGCCGCGGTGGTGGCCGACGAGGATCTCGATCTGGGGGCGCTGCGCGAGCACCTGACGGCGCGGCTGCCGTCCTATGCCCGGCCGCTGTTCCTGCGTATCCGCAAGGAGATCGAGGTGACGGGAACCTTCAAGCAGAAGAAGGTCGAGCTGCGCGCCGAGGGATTCGATCCCGACCGGGTCGGCGACGACATCTATTTCAATGACCCCACCACGGAACGGTTCGTGCGGCTCGACCGCGATCTTTACCGGCGGATCCAGTCCGGCGACGTCAGGCTGTGA
- a CDS encoding DUF924 family protein — MTALPTQFDVLDFWWRAGASRWFAGGDAFDGACRERFLDLLEHAAAGGLADWEATPSGALALIIVLDQLSRNIYRGTPRAFAQDARALAVAERAVAAGFDRAYPMPARQFFYMPFEHSEDMRVQERSCDLFRATGDQDAYYWALVHMDAIRRFGRFPHRNVILGRATTPEEQRYLDSGGFSA; from the coding sequence ATGACTGCGCTGCCGACCCAGTTCGACGTCCTGGACTTCTGGTGGAGGGCCGGTGCGTCGCGCTGGTTTGCCGGCGGTGACGCATTCGACGGCGCGTGTCGCGAGCGCTTCCTCGATCTGCTCGAACATGCCGCAGCGGGTGGTCTCGCCGACTGGGAGGCGACGCCGAGCGGGGCGCTGGCGCTGATCATCGTGCTCGACCAGCTGTCGCGCAACATCTACCGCGGAACGCCGCGCGCCTTCGCCCAGGACGCCCGCGCGCTTGCAGTGGCCGAGCGTGCGGTCGCGGCCGGGTTCGACCGGGCCTATCCGATGCCGGCGAGACAGTTCTTCTACATGCCGTTCGAGCACAGCGAGGACATGAGGGTGCAGGAGCGCAGCTGCGACCTGTTCCGCGCCACCGGCGATCAGGACGCCTATTACTGGGCGCTGGTCCACATGGATGCGATCCGCCGTTTCGGCCGCTTTCCGCATCGCAACGTCATTCTCGGCCGGGCGACCACGCCCGAGGAACAGCGCTATCTCGACTCCGGCGGGTTCTCGGCCTGA
- a CDS encoding sulfurtransferase TusA family protein: protein MVAELDVKGLLCPLPVLKARKALQGLEPGDLLAVEATDPASVIDIPHFCAESGHHLVEQTRAGPIYRFLIRRKDG from the coding sequence ATGGTGGCGGAGCTCGACGTGAAGGGCCTGCTGTGCCCGCTACCGGTGCTGAAGGCGCGCAAGGCGCTGCAGGGGCTTGAGCCCGGCGATCTTCTCGCGGTCGAGGCAACCGATCCCGCCTCCGTCATCGACATTCCGCACTTCTGCGCGGAGTCGGGCCACCATCTCGTCGAGCAGACGCGCGCAGGTCCGATCTACCGGTTCCTGATCCGCCGCAAGGACGGATGA